One window of the Streptomyces sp. NBC_00259 genome contains the following:
- a CDS encoding DUF4184 family protein has product MPFTLSHAAAVLPGIRRNGTARGPLFASALVAGSFAPDMTYFAASVRPEAMELGGMTHGPLGVLTVDAAITAVLVGLWLMVREPLLALLPRGRQGQVHAVLRGRPWGDRPPLVAVLWLYVSAVIGATTHIVWDSFTHFDRWGTRTLPVLAESVAGFPLYTYTQYGSSALALIALVWFTTSALRAVPSTTPAPPSVPRIGRRGRQAAAALLAFCVLAGTAHRCVRWYLYWGRIDTPLDIVPTACFGAGAGLAAGVVLYAAAVRLRMRTDSTTTDRVDQPA; this is encoded by the coding sequence ATGCCATTCACACTCAGCCATGCCGCGGCGGTTCTGCCCGGGATCCGGAGGAACGGCACGGCGCGAGGCCCGCTGTTCGCCTCGGCGCTCGTCGCGGGTTCCTTCGCGCCCGATATGACGTACTTCGCGGCCAGCGTGCGTCCTGAGGCGATGGAGTTGGGGGGCATGACCCACGGGCCGCTGGGTGTGCTGACCGTCGATGCCGCCATCACCGCGGTGCTGGTGGGGCTCTGGCTGATGGTGCGTGAGCCACTGCTGGCGCTGCTGCCGCGCGGTCGGCAGGGGCAGGTGCACGCCGTGCTGCGGGGCCGCCCCTGGGGCGACCGGCCGCCGTTGGTGGCGGTGCTGTGGCTCTACGTCTCGGCGGTGATCGGGGCGACGACGCACATCGTGTGGGACTCGTTCACCCACTTCGACCGCTGGGGCACACGGACCCTGCCCGTGCTGGCCGAATCCGTCGCCGGATTCCCCCTCTACACGTACACGCAGTACGGCAGTTCGGCACTGGCGCTGATCGCTCTCGTCTGGTTCACCACCTCGGCGCTGCGGGCGGTGCCGTCGACGACGCCGGCGCCGCCGTCCGTGCCGCGGATCGGCCGGCGCGGCCGGCAGGCGGCCGCCGCACTGCTGGCGTTCTGTGTCCTCGCCGGGACCGCGCACCGCTGCGTGCGCTGGTACTTGTACTGGGGCCGGATCGACACCCCGCTCGACATCGTCCCGACCGCCTGCTTCGGCGCGGGCGCGGGCCTCGCGGCGGGTGTGGTGCTCTACGCGGCGGCCGTCCGTCTGAGGATGCGCACGGACAGCACCACCACGGACCGGGTCGACCAGCCGGCCTGA
- a CDS encoding class I SAM-dependent methyltransferase: protein MIQEYEPEATRRDAGDAESSRASRGWWDRNADEYQSEHGTFLGDDRFVWGPEGLDEAEARLLGPAESLRGADVLEIGAGAAQCSRWLAAQGARPVAMDLSHRQLQHALRIGGGFPLVEADAGALPFADGSFDLACAAYGAVPFVSDPVKVFREVRRVLRPGGRWVFSVTHPIRWAFPDEPGPEGLSVAASYFDRTPYVEQDERGRAVYVEHHRTIGDRVRDVVAGGFRLVDLVEPEWPAWNSQEWGGWSPLRGNLIPGTAIFVCVRD, encoded by the coding sequence ATGATCCAAGAGTACGAACCGGAGGCGACCCGGCGTGACGCCGGCGACGCGGAGAGCAGCCGGGCGAGCCGTGGCTGGTGGGACCGGAACGCGGACGAGTACCAGAGCGAGCACGGCACGTTCCTGGGCGACGACCGGTTCGTCTGGGGGCCGGAGGGGCTGGACGAGGCGGAGGCCCGGCTGCTCGGCCCGGCGGAGTCCCTCAGGGGCGCGGACGTCCTGGAGATCGGCGCCGGCGCGGCGCAGTGCTCGCGCTGGCTGGCGGCGCAGGGCGCCCGGCCGGTGGCCATGGACCTGTCGCACCGCCAGCTCCAGCACGCCCTGCGGATCGGCGGCGGCTTCCCGCTCGTCGAGGCCGACGCGGGGGCCCTGCCCTTCGCGGACGGCTCCTTCGACCTGGCGTGCGCCGCCTACGGGGCGGTGCCGTTCGTGTCCGACCCGGTGAAGGTGTTCCGCGAGGTACGGCGGGTCCTGCGGCCGGGCGGACGGTGGGTCTTCTCGGTGACGCACCCGATCCGCTGGGCGTTCCCGGACGAGCCCGGGCCCGAGGGGCTGAGCGTGGCCGCCTCCTATTTCGACCGCACGCCGTACGTCGAACAGGACGAGCGGGGCCGCGCCGTATATGTGGAGCACCACAGGACGATCGGCGACCGGGTGCGTGACGTGGTCGCCGGCGGCTTCCGGCTGGTCGATCTGGTCGAGCCGGAGTGGCCGGCCTGGAACAGCCAGGAGTGGGGCGGCTGGTCCCCGCTGCGCGGGAACCTGATCCCCGGAACGGCGATCTTCGTCTGCGTCCGGGACTGA
- a CDS encoding SPW_0924 family protein translates to MRALVAAAIGLAPVLLVVLLVSVLDVPPGETSPKPLYTTVPGPKK, encoded by the coding sequence ATGCGCGCCCTCGTCGCCGCCGCCATCGGGCTGGCCCCTGTGCTCCTCGTCGTGCTGCTCGTCTCGGTGCTCGACGTACCGCCCGGGGAGACCTCGCCCAAGCCGCTGTACACCACCGTCCCCGGTCCCAAGAAGTAG
- the hrpB gene encoding ATP-dependent helicase HrpB — protein sequence MIREDALAALPVRTALPALERALDEHGSAVLCAPPGTGKTTLVPLALAERGARVVVAEPRRIAARAAARRMAWLLGEKVGGRVGFTVRGERVVGRDTAVEVVTTGVLLQRLQRDQELAGVDVVILDECHERHLDADTVAAFLLDVRETLRPGLRLVAASATTDAEGWARLLGDAPVVEAEGVAHPVEVVWAPPARPVRPPHGTRVDPALLSHVASVVRRALGERTGDVLCFLPGVGEIARVAGLLGDVDAEVLQVHGRAPAAVQDAVLSPGRGRRVVLATSVAESSLTVPGVRVVVDSGLAREPRTDHARGIGSLTTVRASQAAARQRAGRAGREAPGAVYRCWPEAEDGRLPRFPAPEIQVADLTAFALQAACWGDPDASGLALLDPPPGGAMAAARSVLSAIGAVDASGRVTGRGVRMSRLGVHPRLARALVDGAPEVGARRAAEVVALLSEEPPREYGDDLAAAWRTARRGGDAYGARWRTEAGRLARSAEAGGSAPGSPAGATGRDSSVSGARGARAERGAGPAEGHLSDDTVAGFVAALAFPERVARARGEAAYLMASGTGAELGERSRLRSAPWLAVAVADRQAQAASARVRLAAVVDEDTARTAAAHLLSRGEEVHWEDGDVVARHVERLGAVELSVRPLKEPGPGLVRDALLEGLGREGLGLLAWSRDAGALRQRLGFLHRALGAPWPDVSDAALLERAGDWLEPELSRARRRADLARVDAGQSLRRLLPWATGEAVRLDELAPERIEVPSGSRIRVDYSAEQPVLAVKLQELFGLHETPRVAGVPVLVHLLSPAGRPAAVTADLASFWRDGYRAVRAELRGRYPRHPWPEDPTTATPTRGVKR from the coding sequence GTGATCCGCGAGGACGCCCTGGCCGCGCTGCCCGTACGCACCGCCCTGCCCGCGCTGGAGCGGGCGCTGGACGAGCACGGGTCTGCCGTGCTGTGCGCGCCGCCCGGCACCGGCAAGACGACGCTCGTGCCGCTGGCGCTGGCCGAGCGGGGCGCCCGGGTGGTCGTCGCCGAGCCGCGGCGGATCGCGGCGCGGGCGGCGGCGCGGCGGATGGCGTGGCTGCTGGGAGAGAAGGTGGGCGGCCGGGTCGGTTTCACCGTGCGCGGCGAGCGGGTCGTCGGCCGGGACACCGCGGTCGAGGTGGTCACCACGGGTGTGCTGCTGCAGCGGCTCCAGCGGGACCAGGAACTGGCCGGCGTCGATGTGGTGATCCTCGACGAGTGCCATGAGCGGCACCTGGACGCGGACACGGTGGCCGCGTTCCTGCTGGATGTACGGGAGACCCTGCGGCCCGGACTGCGGCTGGTGGCGGCGTCGGCGACGACGGACGCCGAGGGGTGGGCGCGACTGCTCGGTGACGCGCCGGTCGTCGAGGCCGAGGGCGTCGCGCATCCCGTCGAAGTGGTGTGGGCTCCCCCGGCGCGGCCGGTGCGGCCACCGCACGGGACGAGGGTGGACCCGGCGCTGCTCTCGCATGTCGCGTCGGTGGTCCGGCGTGCGCTGGGCGAGCGCACCGGGGACGTGCTGTGCTTCCTGCCGGGGGTCGGGGAGATCGCCCGGGTCGCCGGGCTGCTCGGGGATGTGGACGCCGAGGTGCTCCAGGTGCACGGGCGGGCGCCGGCGGCGGTGCAGGACGCGGTGCTCTCGCCCGGCCGGGGCCGCAGGGTGGTGCTGGCGACGTCGGTCGCCGAGTCGTCGCTGACCGTTCCGGGGGTGCGTGTCGTCGTGGACTCGGGCCTCGCGCGGGAACCACGTACCGATCATGCGCGGGGCATCGGCTCGCTCACGACGGTCCGGGCCTCGCAGGCGGCGGCCCGCCAGCGGGCCGGCCGGGCGGGGCGTGAGGCGCCTGGTGCGGTCTACCGCTGCTGGCCGGAGGCGGAGGACGGCCGGCTCCCCCGTTTCCCCGCGCCGGAGATCCAGGTCGCGGATCTGACCGCGTTCGCGCTCCAGGCGGCGTGCTGGGGCGACCCGGACGCGTCCGGGCTCGCCCTGCTGGACCCGCCGCCGGGCGGGGCGATGGCCGCCGCCCGCTCGGTCCTGTCCGCGATCGGCGCGGTCGACGCGTCGGGCCGGGTGACCGGCCGCGGCGTCCGTATGTCCCGCCTCGGCGTCCATCCCCGTCTCGCGCGGGCCCTGGTGGACGGCGCGCCCGAGGTGGGTGCCCGCCGCGCCGCCGAGGTCGTGGCCCTGCTGAGCGAGGAGCCGCCGCGCGAGTACGGCGACGACCTGGCGGCGGCCTGGCGCACGGCGCGCCGCGGGGGTGACGCGTACGGCGCGCGGTGGCGTACGGAGGCGGGGCGGCTGGCGCGGTCGGCCGAGGCGGGGGGCTCCGCCCCTGGTTCCCCGGCAGGCGCCACGGGTCGGGACTCCTCGGTGTCCGGGGCGCGCGGCGCACGGGCGGAACGCGGGGCGGGGCCGGCGGAGGGCCACCTCTCCGATGACACGGTCGCCGGTTTCGTCGCCGCGCTCGCCTTCCCGGAGCGGGTCGCGCGGGCGCGGGGCGAGGCGGCGTATCTGATGGCCTCCGGGACCGGTGCGGAGCTGGGCGAGCGCTCGCGGCTGCGGAGCGCGCCATGGCTGGCGGTGGCCGTGGCGGACCGGCAGGCGCAGGCCGCGTCCGCACGGGTGCGGCTCGCCGCCGTCGTGGACGAGGACACCGCGCGTACCGCCGCGGCGCATCTGCTGAGCAGGGGCGAGGAAGTGCACTGGGAGGACGGTGACGTCGTCGCCCGGCACGTGGAGCGGCTCGGCGCGGTGGAGCTGTCCGTGCGTCCGCTGAAGGAGCCGGGGCCCGGTCTCGTCAGGGACGCGCTGCTGGAGGGGCTCGGTCGTGAAGGGCTCGGGCTGCTCGCCTGGTCACGGGACGCCGGGGCGCTGCGGCAGCGGCTCGGCTTTCTGCACCGGGCGCTGGGCGCGCCCTGGCCCGATGTGTCGGACGCGGCCCTGCTGGAGCGCGCCGGGGACTGGCTGGAGCCGGAGCTGTCCCGGGCCCGGCGCCGGGCCGATCTCGCCCGGGTCGACGCCGGACAGTCGCTCCGACGGCTGCTGCCCTGGGCCACCGGTGAGGCGGTGCGCCTCGACGAGCTCGCCCCGGAGCGGATCGAGGTGCCCAGCGGGTCCCGGATCCGGGTCGACTACTCCGCCGAGCAGCCGGTGCTGGCGGTGAAGCTCCAGGAGTTGTTCGGGCTGCACGAGACGCCGCGCGTCGCCGGGGTTCCCGTACTCGTCCATCTGCTCTCCCCCGCCGGGCGGCCGGCGGCCGTCACCGCCGATCTGGCCTCGTTCTGGCGCGACGGTTACCGGGCCGTGCGCGCGGAGTTGCGCGGCCGCTATCCGAGGCACCCCTGGCCCGAGGACCCGACGACGGCCACGCCGACGCGAGGTGTGAAGCGCTGA
- a CDS encoding DUF3068 domain-containing protein, producing MRRKASLVLLSFAVFFAALAPVMRWYAFPRLAKIPPSQYQEMVLEAKPATLLQYDTMQAKQVEKVTIVQTLKGNVEESAKIERDAGRDVVVWDSLSYVQGPDGQMVSQIPERYIFDAHTQDPVHATGEMVDGDAVRREGIEFKWPFLTEKRDYEYFDAQTRTSAPIHYKGTRDFRGMEVYYFEQTIPWTKVPYPKKLPMPGIDATTLEKQTGTTRWYTTKRMFWVEPVTGAPVNGEEIHTEELRGGSLLGGREKVTAFSGHVKMREDYVDYTVGLVSSNRTLVLLLTSYLPWGFLTLGAALLALSLYLEARSRRPDDDPVAERRPEPVGV from the coding sequence ATGCGCCGCAAAGCCAGCCTCGTCCTCCTGTCCTTCGCCGTCTTCTTCGCCGCCCTCGCGCCGGTGATGCGCTGGTACGCCTTCCCCCGGCTGGCGAAGATCCCGCCGAGCCAGTACCAGGAGATGGTGCTCGAGGCGAAGCCCGCGACGCTGCTGCAGTACGACACGATGCAGGCGAAGCAGGTCGAGAAGGTCACCATCGTGCAGACCCTCAAGGGCAACGTCGAGGAGTCGGCGAAGATCGAGCGCGACGCGGGCCGTGACGTCGTCGTCTGGGACTCGCTCTCCTACGTCCAGGGCCCCGACGGCCAGATGGTCTCCCAGATCCCCGAGCGCTACATCTTCGACGCCCACACCCAGGACCCCGTGCACGCGACCGGCGAGATGGTCGACGGCGACGCGGTACGGCGTGAGGGCATCGAGTTCAAGTGGCCCTTCCTGACCGAGAAGCGGGACTACGAGTACTTCGACGCCCAGACCCGTACCTCCGCCCCCATCCACTACAAGGGGACGCGGGACTTCCGGGGCATGGAGGTCTACTACTTCGAGCAGACGATCCCGTGGACCAAGGTGCCGTACCCGAAGAAGCTGCCGATGCCCGGCATCGACGCCACGACGCTGGAGAAGCAGACCGGCACGACCCGCTGGTACACCACCAAGCGCATGTTCTGGGTCGAACCGGTCACCGGTGCGCCCGTCAACGGCGAGGAGATCCACACCGAGGAACTGCGCGGCGGTTCACTGCTCGGCGGCCGTGAGAAGGTCACCGCGTTCTCCGGGCACGTCAAGATGCGCGAGGACTACGTCGACTACACCGTCGGCCTGGTGTCGTCGAACCGCACGCTGGTGCTCCTGCTCACCTCGTATCTGCCATGGGGATTCCTGACCCTCGGCGCCGCACTGCTCGCTCTCTCCCTCTATCTGGAAGCCCGCTCGCGCCGGCCCGACGACGACCCCGTCGCGGAGCGGCGCCCCGAGCCCGTCGGGGTCTGA
- the rpsA gene encoding 30S ribosomal protein S1 produces the protein MTSSTETTATTPQVAVNDIGNEEAFLAAIDETIKYFNDGDIVDGVIVKVDRDEVLLDIGYKTEGVIPSRELSIKHDVDPNEVVKVGDEIEALVLQKEDKEGRLILSKKRAQYERAWGTIEKIKEEDGIVTGTVIEVVKGGLILDIGLRGFLPASLVEMRRVRDLQPYVGKELEAKIIELDKNRNNVVLSRRAWLEQTQSEVRQTFLTTLQKGQVRSGVVSSIVNFGAFVDLGGVDGLVHVSELSWKHIDHPSEVVEVGQEVTVEVLDVDMDRERVSLSLKATQEDPWQQFARTHQIGQVVPGKVTKLVPFGAFVRVDEGIEGLVHISELAERHVEIPEQVVQVNDEIFVKVIDIDLERRRISLSLKQANESFGADPASVEFDPTLYGMAASYDDQGNYIYPEGFDPETNDWLEGFETQREAWEGQYAEAQQRFEQHQAQVIKSREADEAAAAEGGAAAPAAAPQGGSYSSESDDNSGALASDEALAALREKLAGGQS, from the coding sequence ATGACGAGCAGCACCGAGACCACCGCCACCACCCCGCAGGTTGCGGTCAACGACATCGGTAACGAGGAAGCCTTCCTCGCCGCGATCGACGAGACGATCAAGTACTTCAACGACGGCGACATCGTCGACGGCGTCATCGTGAAGGTCGACCGGGACGAGGTCCTGCTCGACATCGGTTACAAGACCGAAGGTGTCATCCCGAGCCGCGAGCTCTCGATCAAGCACGACGTCGACCCGAACGAGGTCGTCAAGGTCGGCGACGAGATCGAGGCCCTTGTTCTCCAGAAGGAGGACAAGGAAGGCCGCCTGATCCTCTCGAAGAAGCGCGCCCAGTACGAGCGTGCCTGGGGCACCATCGAGAAGATCAAGGAAGAGGACGGCATCGTCACCGGCACCGTCATCGAGGTCGTCAAGGGTGGTCTCATCCTCGACATCGGCCTCCGTGGCTTCCTGCCGGCATCTCTCGTCGAGATGCGCCGTGTCCGCGACCTCCAGCCCTACGTGGGCAAGGAGCTCGAGGCGAAGATCATCGAGCTGGACAAGAACCGCAACAACGTGGTCCTGTCCCGCCGTGCCTGGCTCGAGCAGACCCAGTCCGAGGTTCGCCAGACGTTCCTCACCACCCTGCAGAAGGGTCAGGTCCGCTCCGGCGTCGTCTCCTCGATCGTCAACTTCGGTGCCTTCGTGGACCTGGGTGGCGTCGACGGTCTCGTCCACGTCTCCGAGCTCTCCTGGAAGCACATCGACCACCCCTCCGAGGTTGTCGAGGTCGGCCAGGAAGTCACCGTCGAGGTTCTCGACGTCGACATGGACCGCGAGCGCGTCTCCCTGTCGCTCAAGGCGACGCAGGAAGACCCGTGGCAGCAGTTCGCCCGGACGCACCAGATCGGTCAGGTCGTCCCGGGTAAGGTCACCAAGCTCGTTCCGTTCGGTGCGTTCGTGCGCGTCGACGAGGGCATCGAGGGCCTGGTCCACATCTCCGAGCTGGCCGAGCGCCACGTGGAGATCCCGGAGCAGGTCGTCCAGGTCAACGACGAGATCTTCGTCAAGGTCATCGACATCGACCTCGAGCGTCGCCGGATCTCGCTGTCCCTGAAGCAGGCCAACGAGTCCTTCGGTGCCGACCCGGCCTCGGTCGAGTTCGACCCGACGCTGTACGGCATGGCCGCGTCGTACGACGACCAGGGGAACTACATCTACCCCGAGGGCTTCGACCCGGAGACCAACGACTGGCTCGAGGGCTTCGAGACCCAGCGCGAGGCGTGGGAGGGCCAGTACGCCGAGGCGCAGCAGCGCTTCGAGCAGCACCAGGCCCAGGTCATCAAGTCCCGCGAGGCCGACGAGGCCGCCGCTGCCGAGGGTGGCGCCGCCGCTCCGGCCGCCGCGCCGCAGGGTGGTTCGTACTCCTCGGAGTCGGACGACAACTCCGGCGCCCTGGCGTCGGACGAGGCCCTGGCCGCGCTCCGCGAGAAGCTGGCCGGCGGCCAGAGCTGA
- a CDS encoding lytic transglycosylase domain-containing protein has translation MAAQFGRRLRRGAATTAVAAAAVAALSASQAPGVTSVGNDSDNPTSESTAPPESSATGNSPYYTDLPPLNSPNKPGAAPALPVAGPAEAGIPATVLAAYKQAEQTLASSDPACRLPWQLLAAIGKVESGQARGGRVDANGTTLTPILGPVLNGVGFANISDTDNGAYDGDRTHDRAVGPMQFIPSTWATWGQDANSDGSKDPNNIYDAALAAGKYLCAGGRDLSVQADLDRAILSYNHSREYLRTVMTWFEYYKKGTHQVPDGTGVLPTDRSDRGTGASPTPTAPPTPGGTPGPSPSPSNPGGSPSPTPQPPQPSQPGTPTPTPTPPPTATVFGIENAGTGHPTATAGGEFTELPKVRAKNRSGQSVVGADLVFEIVGDTGARFSGNRTAVVVRTGTGGIAVAPALTAGEKTGDFTLRVTVAGRPLPRIDYVATVSPRQADALARTGDKELTAAPGGEFADPVEVKATFKGAVAAGVAVTATMITAADDPAENTKGPYFKDADGKAVRTLTELKTDADGVLVLPKIFSDEYTGTFLLRLTTEGGATLTVELKVAPAPTPTPTPSPAT, from the coding sequence ATGGCAGCGCAATTCGGCCGCCGACTGCGCAGGGGGGCCGCCACGACGGCGGTGGCAGCGGCCGCGGTGGCCGCGCTCTCCGCGTCGCAGGCCCCGGGGGTCACATCCGTCGGCAACGACAGTGACAACCCGACGTCCGAATCGACCGCGCCACCGGAGTCCTCGGCCACCGGCAACTCCCCGTACTACACGGATCTGCCGCCGCTGAACAGTCCGAACAAGCCGGGTGCTGCTCCCGCTCTCCCCGTGGCGGGTCCGGCGGAAGCGGGCATTCCGGCCACGGTGCTCGCCGCGTACAAGCAGGCGGAGCAGACCCTCGCGAGCAGCGACCCCGCCTGCCGCCTCCCCTGGCAACTGCTCGCCGCGATCGGCAAGGTCGAATCCGGCCAGGCGCGCGGCGGCCGTGTCGACGCCAACGGCACCACGCTCACCCCGATCCTCGGCCCGGTCCTCAACGGCGTCGGTTTCGCCAACATCTCCGACACCGACAACGGTGCCTACGACGGCGACCGCACCCATGACCGTGCCGTCGGCCCGATGCAGTTCATCCCGTCGACGTGGGCCACCTGGGGCCAGGACGCCAACAGCGACGGCAGCAAGGACCCGAACAACATCTACGACGCCGCCCTCGCCGCCGGAAAGTACCTGTGCGCGGGCGGCCGTGACCTGTCGGTCCAGGCCGACCTGGACCGGGCGATCCTGAGCTACAACCATTCGCGGGAGTACCTGCGGACGGTCATGACGTGGTTCGAGTACTACAAGAAGGGCACGCACCAGGTCCCGGACGGTACGGGCGTACTGCCGACCGACCGCAGCGACCGCGGCACCGGCGCGAGCCCCACGCCGACCGCCCCGCCCACCCCGGGCGGCACGCCCGGCCCCTCGCCCTCCCCGTCGAACCCCGGCGGTTCGCCCAGCCCCACCCCGCAGCCCCCGCAGCCCTCCCAGCCCGGCACGCCGACCCCCACGCCGACCCCGCCGCCCACCGCGACGGTCTTCGGGATCGAGAACGCGGGCACCGGACACCCCACCGCCACCGCCGGCGGCGAGTTCACGGAGCTGCCGAAGGTCCGTGCCAAGAACCGTTCGGGCCAGTCCGTCGTCGGGGCCGACCTCGTCTTCGAGATCGTCGGTGACACCGGTGCCCGGTTCTCCGGCAACCGCACCGCCGTGGTCGTCCGTACCGGCACCGGCGGCATCGCCGTCGCCCCGGCGCTGACGGCGGGCGAGAAGACCGGCGACTTCACCCTCCGCGTCACCGTCGCCGGACGCCCCCTGCCCCGCATCGACTACGTCGCCACCGTGAGCCCGCGCCAGGCCGACGCGCTCGCGCGGACCGGGGACAAGGAGCTGACGGCGGCGCCCGGCGGCGAGTTCGCCGACCCGGTCGAGGTCAAGGCCACGTTCAAGGGCGCGGTGGCGGCCGGGGTGGCGGTCACCGCCACGATGATCACCGCGGCCGACGACCCGGCCGAGAACACCAAGGGCCCGTACTTCAAGGACGCGGACGGCAAGGCGGTCCGTACCCTGACGGAGCTGAAGACCGACGCCGACGGTGTGCTCGTCCTGCCGAAGATCTTCTCCGACGAGTACACCGGCACGTTCCTGCTGCGACTGACGACCGAGGGCGGCGCGACGCTGACCGTCGAACTGAAGGTCGCACCGGCCCCGACGCCGACCCCGACCCCGAGTCCGGCCACCTGA